From the Phyllostomus discolor isolate MPI-MPIP mPhyDis1 chromosome 7, mPhyDis1.pri.v3, whole genome shotgun sequence genome, one window contains:
- the RHO gene encoding rhodopsin produces MNGTEGPNFYVPFSNKTGVVRSPFEYPQYYLAEPWQFSMLAAYMFLLIVLGFPINFLTLYVTVQHKKLRTPLNYILLNLAVADLFMVFGGFTTTLYTSLHGYFVFGPTGCNLEGFFATLGGEVALWSLVVLAIERYVVVCKPMSNFRFGENHAIMGLVFTWIMALACAAPPLAGWSRYIPEGMQCSCGIDYYTLKPEVNNESFVIYMFVVHFSIPMVIIFFCYGQLVFTVKEAAAQQQESATTQKAEKEVTRMVIIMVIAFLICWLPYASVAFYIFTHQGSDFGPIFMTLPAFFAKSSSIYNPVIYIMMNKQFRNCMLTTLCCGKNPLGDDEASTTASKTETSQVAPA; encoded by the exons ATGAACGGCACGGAGGGCCCCAACTTCTACGTGCCCTTCTCCAACAAGACGGGCGTGGTGCGCAGCCCCTTCGAGTACCCGCAGTACTACCTGGCCGAGCCCTGGCAGTTCTCCATGCTGGCCGCCTACATGTTCCTGCTGATCGTGCTTGGCTTCCCCATCAACTTCCTCACACTCTATGTCACAGTTCAGCACAAGAAGCTGCGCACACCTCTCAACTACATCCTGCTCAACCTGGCCGTGGCCGACCTCTTCATGGTCTTTGGAGGCTTCACCACCACCCTCTACACCTCTCTGCACGGATACTTCGTCTTCGGACCCACGGGGTGCAACCTGGAGGGCTTCTTTGCCACCCTGGGAG GTGAAGTTGCCCTGTGGTCTTTGGTGGTCCTGGCCATCGAACGGTACGTGGTGGTATGCAAGCCCATGAGCAACTTCCGCTTCGGGGAGAATCACGCCATCATGGGGCTCGTCTTCACCTGGATCATGGCACTGGCCTGTGCCGCACCCCCACTAGCCGGCTGGTCCAG GTATATCCCAGAGGGTATGCAGTGCTCGTGTGGGATCGACTACTACACGCTCAAGCCAGAGGTCAACAACGAGTCCTTCGTCATCTACATGTTCGTGGTCCACTTCTCCATCCCCATGGTCATCATCTTCTTCTGCTACGGACAGCTGGTCTTCACAGTAAAGGAG GCGGCTGCCCAGCAGCAGGAGTCAGCCACCACCCAGAAGGCTGAGAAGGAAGTCACCCGCATGGTCATCATCATGGTCATCGCGTTCCTGATCTGTTGGCTGCCCTACGCCAGCGTGGCCTTCTACATCTTTACCCACCAGGGCTCTGACTTCGGCCCCATCTTCATGACCCTCCCGGCATTCTTTGCCAAGTCATCCTCCATTTACAACCCTGTCATCTACATCATGATGAACAAGCAG TTCCGGAACTGCATGCTCACCACCCTCTGCTGTGGCAAGAACCCGCTGGGTGATGACGAGGCATCCACCACTGCTTCCAAGACGGAGACCAGCCAGGTGGCGCCGGCCTGA